A region from the Ammospiza nelsoni isolate bAmmNel1 chromosome 1, bAmmNel1.pri, whole genome shotgun sequence genome encodes:
- the LOC132082146 gene encoding dynein axonemal heavy chain 17-like: MGVCLIAQESCAVALQKKIPKGQEKCKVKITTKTPQTICRMLQLCPTDSTVVEYKVLNLTGWAFRSRRPSQTFWDSSFIKVEDKVQSVVINAVQELSTEKQWKTDITNKENMVEATRKPKVYESSEALQQRLSFCEEALAVYLESKHMLFPFFCFGFSADLLDIL, from the exons ATGGGTGTGTGTCTGATAGCACAAGAAAGTTGTGCAG TAGCcctgcagaagaaaattccAAAGGGACAAGAGAAGTGCAAAGTGAAAATAACAACAAAGACTCCCCAGACTATCTGCAGGATGCTACAGCTATGCCCCACAGACAGCACAGTGGTTGAATACAAAGTCTTGAACCTAACAG GTTGGGCTTTCAGGAGCAGAAGACCTTCTCAGACCTTCTGGGACTCCAGTTTCATAAAGGTAGAAGATAAAGTCCAAAGTGTAGTTATCAATGCTGTGCAAGAGTTGAGTACTGAAAAG CAGTGGAAGACTGACataacaaataaagaaaatatggTGGAAGCTACAAGAAAGCCAAAGGTGTATGAAAGCTCTGAAGCTCTGCAGCAGAG ACTCTCTTTTTGTGAAGAAGCTTTGGCTGTATACTTAGAAAGCAAGCAcatgctttttcctttcttctgttttggtttttcagcAGACTTGCTAGACATCCTTTAA